The Martelella mediterranea DSM 17316 nucleotide sequence GGCGCCTCGTCCATTCCCGCGGTGGATTCCGGCCACATGCGCATGTCTGCCGATTGTGGCCGCCGCATCGTCGAAATGGTTTGGGAGGGGCTGACCCCCGACAAGATCGTAACCGGCGCCTCGGTGCGCAATGCCGCCATCGTGGCGATGGCGACCGGCTGTTCGACCAATGCGGTCGTGCATCTTATCGCCATGGCCCGCCGCGCCGGAGTTCAGCTGGAACTTGATGAACTGGATGCGCTGGGACGGATCACGCCATTGATCGCGAATGTGCGCCCCTCCGGAAAAGACTATCTGATGGAGGATTTCTACTATGCCGGCGGATTGCGCGCCTTGATGAAGCAGATCGAGGATCGGCTGGACACCAGCGCGATCACCGTAACCGGCAAGACCATGGCCGAAAACCTCGAGGGGGCTGTGGTCTATAATGACGACGTCATCCGCCCGCTCTCCAACCCGGTGTACCGGGAAGGCTCGCTGGCGGTTCTGCGGGGCAATCTGTGTCCGGACGGCGCGGTCATGAAGCCCGCGGCCTGCGATCCGAAATATTATCAGCACCAGGGCCCGGCGCTGGTGTTTGACAGCTACCCCGAGATGAAGCGGGCAGTCGATGACGAGACCCTCGATATATCGCCCGACACAGTGATGGTCTTGCGCAATGCCGGCCCACTGGGCGGGCCGGGCTTTCCGGAATGGGGCATGCTGCCCATCCCAAAAGCCCTGATCAAGCAGGGCTATCGCGACATGTTGAGAATCTCTGACGCGCGCATGTCCGGCACGTCCTATGGCGCCTGTATTCTGCATGTCGCGCCGGAGTCATTTGTCGGCGGACCGCTGGCTCTGCTGCGAACCGGCGACATCGTTCGGCTCAATCTTGAGGAGCGACGGCTCGATATGCTCGTCGATGACGCGGAAATCGCCGCCCGCCGTGCCGCCTGGATACCGCCGGAACCGCGATACGGGCGTGGCTATGGCCACATATTTTCCAAGCATGTGACCCAGGCGGACAAGGGGTGCGATTTCGATTTCCTGCAGACGGATTTCGGTCCCGGCGCCGGTGAGCCAGACATTTTTTGAAGGAATTGAACACATGACGCTTGAACTCGACAAACTCGACAAGGCACTGACTGGCATTTCCGGGATTTTGGTGACCCCCTATGACGCCAAGGGCGACATAGCGCCGGAAAAGCTTCAGCCGATCATCGATCATGCCTTGGATGCCGGG carries:
- the araD gene encoding L-arabinonate dehydratase yields the protein MTQDRLKPGDLRSSRWFAPDDLRSFGHRSRMMQLGYSEADFRDKPIIGILNTWSELNTCHSHFPERVKDVKRGVAQAGGLAVEIPSISVDESFSKPTSMLYRNLLAMEAEENIRAHPLDGVVLMGGCDKSTPGLVMGAISAGVPMIYLPAGPMLRGNYAGKILGSGSDAWKYWDERRAGNISDAEWLGIQGGIARSAGVCMTMGTASTMTAIADAMGLTLPGASSIPAVDSGHMRMSADCGRRIVEMVWEGLTPDKIVTGASVRNAAIVAMATGCSTNAVVHLIAMARRAGVQLELDELDALGRITPLIANVRPSGKDYLMEDFYYAGGLRALMKQIEDRLDTSAITVTGKTMAENLEGAVVYNDDVIRPLSNPVYREGSLAVLRGNLCPDGAVMKPAACDPKYYQHQGPALVFDSYPEMKRAVDDETLDISPDTVMVLRNAGPLGGPGFPEWGMLPIPKALIKQGYRDMLRISDARMSGTSYGACILHVAPESFVGGPLALLRTGDIVRLNLEERRLDMLVDDAEIAARRAAWIPPEPRYGRGYGHIFSKHVTQADKGCDFDFLQTDFGPGAGEPDIF